TCATAGTCTGTGCGCGTGGATCTCGAGGCAGAGCTGGCGCGCATGGCGGGCGCGTACGGCGGGACCGGCGCGCCCGTCACCCATCCGACCAGAAGCGACGTGGTGGTCGTGCGCCGCGGCGAGGTGGTGGTGAAGGCGCACTCGGTCCGCGACGATCCCGAGTTGCTCCGGATGCGGTTGAAGGCCGCCAACGCGCCCGCGCTGACCGGGCTGCTGCTCGCCTCGCTCGACCCCGAGGTGCACACGCTAGACGGCAGGGCGGTGACCGTGTGGCCCACCGGGGTGCCGGTGGCCCGCGACGACCCCGACGCCGCGCCGTGGGAGGAGGGCGCGCGCCTGCTCGCGCGGCTGCACGCCGTACCTCTCACGATGTTGCCGCCGCTGCCGGAGGCCGCGGGGCCGGCGCGGATGGCGCGGGCGGTGGCCGCGATGCCGGGGGACGGCGCCGCCCAGCGGGTGGTACGGCGGGCGCACGCCGCCCTCCCCGAGCCCGAGCCGGTCCCCCGCCTGCTCACCCACGGCGACTGGCACCTCGGACAGCTGGTGCGAAGGGACGACAGGTGGCTCATGATCGACGTGGACGACCTGGGGACCGGCGACCCCGCGTGGGATCTGGCCAGACCCGCCGCCTGGTACGCCGCGGGACTGCTCGAACCCGAGCTCTGGAGCCGGTTCCTCGACTCCTACCTGGCCTCGGGCGGTCCCGCGCTCGATCCAGGCGACCCATGGGCGCGGCTCGACCTGCCCGCGAGGGCGCTGACCGTCCAGCTCGCCGCCGTGGCCGTCGCCCATGCCGAAGCCGAGAAGCGGGAACTGGACGATGTGGAGCAATCGTTGGTCCAGTCGTGCGGCAGGATTGTCGGCCTCAACCAAGGCTGACATAGTGGCGCACGCACGACCGAGGAAAATCCCGCCCGAGGGCAAGGAGATCAACCTGATGCAGTGCCCCAAGTGCCGCGGCAACATGCGGACTTACGAGCGCAACGGGGTCCACATCGAGCAGTGCGAGAACTGCCGAGGGATCTTCCTGGACTATGGCGAGCTGGAGACCCTGACTCGCATGGAGTCCCAGTACCACACCCCGCCCGCCGCGCCGCCTCCCCCGCACGGCGCCCCCGCGGCTCCCGCCTGGGGCGCGCCCGCTCCGCACTACGGTGGCGGGCACTACGGTCACCGGCGCAAGAAGGACAGCTTCCTCGGGATGCTGTTCTCCTCCTAGGACCTGGTGAAAGGGCCGCGACCTCGACAGGGGTCGCGGCCCTTCCTTGTCGGCCCGAGTCGTTCGGATCGCCCGAGGACGCCCCAGGCCGGCGCATCAGCCGAGGGTCGCCGGCGCGGCCGAGGCCGGAGGGAGCCAGCCGAGGTAGTCCTGGACCGACCGGGACCAGGCCGGGCCGGCGGGGTGTCAGGCCGATGCCAGGCGTGCCGGCCGATGCCAGGCGGGGGACCGACATCAGGCCGATGTCCGGCCCGGGTGGCCGGGGTTCAGCCGGGGAAGGATTCTG
This window of the Nonomuraea africana genome carries:
- a CDS encoding phosphotransferase → MDLEAELARMAGAYGGTGAPVTHPTRSDVVVVRRGEVVVKAHSVRDDPELLRMRLKAANAPALTGLLLASLDPEVHTLDGRAVTVWPTGVPVARDDPDAAPWEEGARLLARLHAVPLTMLPPLPEAAGPARMARAVAAMPGDGAAQRVVRRAHAALPEPEPVPRLLTHGDWHLGQLVRRDDRWLMIDVDDLGTGDPAWDLARPAAWYAAGLLEPELWSRFLDSYLASGGPALDPGDPWARLDLPARALTVQLAAVAVAHAEAEKRELDDVEQSLVQSCGRIVGLNQG
- a CDS encoding zf-TFIIB domain-containing protein — its product is MAHARPRKIPPEGKEINLMQCPKCRGNMRTYERNGVHIEQCENCRGIFLDYGELETLTRMESQYHTPPAAPPPPHGAPAAPAWGAPAPHYGGGHYGHRRKKDSFLGMLFSS